One segment of Manduca sexta isolate Smith_Timp_Sample1 chromosome 27, JHU_Msex_v1.0, whole genome shotgun sequence DNA contains the following:
- the LOC115445608 gene encoding PHD finger protein rhinoceros, giving the protein MSLRGTKRATGARGEEPSTSKRRRMEPEDALWQLRPVSDLKMSSIYNRSASEAPAELFRKDLISAMKLPDNEPLTPSEYWIITDTWKQDWERGVQVPVNPDSLPAPKVKIIDNPPPPNFQEFKLPRDKYIHLIRDAHYQPDKHIISSTPARAEAACSYDLDATDTAWLKLLNAERARAGASPITEDQLEKVIEELEIRTWDKIQAIMKSEEGLGIEYDENVICDVCRSPDSEDGNEMVFCDSCNICVHQACYGITIIPDGQWLCKPCDDGVRPTCVLCPNLGGAMKCTPTGQKWAHVSCVLWIPEVSIGCAEKMEPITKISSIPASRWSLVCVLCRERKGACIQCSVKTCKTAYHVTCAFKHGLEMRAIIEDENADDGVKLRSYCQKHSVNSKKEKCPGSGSEEEEVKRKRRKDMTSEEKTQARAARLQEIEREFDRHVGVKDISTHLLDVDQDAIQYIYNYWKLKRRAGHNRPLLPPKFDDNELLTHRQEQADLDKMKMFVQLRQDLERVRNLCYMVSRREKLSRSFFRMREQTFHKQVAVLSAGASIPELELNAIIEANHGPSIYDRLYSHPNALDHKNDFEDLLARIAPLESGDEKKKDRNGLVRRSKSSNPYKKHYVNGSRRSGSMYSGLSSEESAPEMSRTSRYRGRAIGSSTEEEVKKPTPSPKKKVSPKAKCKRSPKKTERKKKKVPQSKAVVESSSDDELLNSRMKKDRSRSKTLQQMEKEMTAGKLGQSGTDSDELMPIRTTRNNKFPVDIYSDSSDEPANIKPEVKTEKGKADKTRPDKNKTDKSPTSNDSQQPLPRTKAAMKEFISTQPEKKVTTPEEEKPAPKKRGRKPSNKDKKLPVKNESDDEAKNKENIKFTKQKDNPTDLIVPQRQAAKKASENMRSTAVVKKDEAGTDKPATAEESKPKPKLKGKDKEIKEVPTRLNKRKSKELEKEPIAYVPQRQAAKKAAAHIKSGLGSKAPVVETENDKKKDSEKPETSKVSPKKDDVKGGKAAQKESSSSSSNSSSSSYSSSSSSEEEQEKPEMKPTAKAREIKPAIRQPSMFSPPGTRPTVDLPFLDKVSRPLSSTSGSSDSDSSKESERSGSESPTPKRPRRRRKGKSVSTDASPRKAPDKKLKTSERRSECRVPSPASEGEEPTRPNDTRAATRARTRSTTASGNLSDKPDARLGKTSKDDTSVASGANKSSKENVQSCELPPSERKTDEAISMEDIKEEAKVVPTINNEIKPKVSAITKTSVDTDDKDMVLETAIAPIKPSPKKTSETKQKTLMNRRMSVKEPPKEQKSPLPEILPIVKEGRHSEEENSKAPIVECKSLSPNKKSLSLEKSQDVIEIKSPIRIADDFHDNDDKHWLPKAPSPTAHPTPVEKPGGNEKYMTEDKSLDSDSTDKSSVKMIAKIQANLNENTMIKSPKTPMDARTNSMEHMDVENPMIRNIRKRSILDPEKKFITQDASHVQGVEISKSAKIPSAVNPYPNRAMFSPQPKENELFEYEMVAIDDGFNHDDIMKPFASYPEFFFKEDSKEQGVQETLNLVDRLRMQLSSKKVNAENSTQENPIPVTEKEDKEMIEIEIDTKPIKSDHESETAAPEKDVALDLQDKRIASKPSPVVDKHLPEPIMPLELSTRRNSVENKEFQPIAMTSSEKWATETVTSHIDLSMSQSNDRKYEHTNSYNEVIKEPATVQSDVQSISENADTISLSKQSDDSQPLSVVDHSMLSNDHDITQDNQNYDNNNSLLHSDCATISSPYISQEKWRESKITTRRSSASSTNSEASIMSHKTDLKSRLGVCTARQITIMPEIDSYPPVPAYSCPVEPSMPLNQYSTYPPDASPFLTTMTLPLFTTGPSSQLSLPSPGGIYATGLSYANTSLLPKASFPMCAAFTSSSQNIAITTAMIASPTPKGLESPRDEIDVTGSDKFSIHVVSSPSVSVDSYEATNRTKMSNDSNEAMMNLQILEPKSPSKSNKPMTRFPTKSPGKSPGISPKQSDPSKGTKRSSTRSNRSQRGRGRSKSRGHVSHSFQSLDYTSNSIQSKLVGTVYDFDEEIANDGVDLKALRERCKSIDVCKSEDRKSDHSYKDRSRSPDVISPQHSLKKPPTEDIKDVKTFSPENERVASPDNSSPERGSGFSQVHPVLPGPVDMRTYQPFENPVPVVGDGYHSHLLAFASGTADQHLPDIDEEVENQLHSALMSSNPKEGSPSAVAVPEPVTQPLEVIPQPKVSLSDSRNQLKVKIKGPFLDANYATSSSQPVAPPPPAPVLETNPSVFNTAGASGSSMMSGSTNLRRMRKKELLRQYWTQDMNMDDPAASSAMVAPPPAAPSPLTRAVITIPKAVASMTSIPTREDYKITEAPVEKKKRKVTSGLSRELRHLEVSMNDDVDPSDDVKLSTIAGTSNQTHKRRGRASTKPNKTATSPVAPKLKIKIGPTNAVHQVNEEPSSAQFRPPKKRLIHKPSLEDIRRESMKFRRKVMADFEENEKEKKCKLSKTEKRKKKKDKKLEKLEIIKKMEANKLIIKIKLPKDDETEKSPENQSSGPGPSGAAMAAAAVPEPPVDPFEYDPTAPDPLAIDTPSYAEASSAIRKIRTAKVTPIRLKLARTAQGSGYVMKDSGDNSAVEEASASTSAATTAATAPPASPASPLPMALNKHCEVR; this is encoded by the exons ATTCGGACTTGGGACAAGATACAAGCTATAATGAAATCCGAAGAGGGGTTGGGTATAGAGTACGATGAGAATGTGATATGCGACGTGTGTCGCTCGCCCGACTCTGAGGATGGAAATGAGATGGTCTTTTGTGACTCATGTAATATCTGTGTGCACCAAGCCTGCTATGGCATTACCATCATCCCAGACG GTCAATGGCTGTGTAAACCGTGCGATGATGGTGTCAGGCCGACGTGCGTCCTATGCCCCAATCTCGGCGGTGCCATGAAATGCACTCCGACTGGACAAAAGTGGGCGCATGTAAGCTGCGTCCTATGGATTCCTGAAGTCTCTATTGGTTGTGCAGAAAAAATGGAGCCGATTACAAAGATATCCTCCATTCCAGCCTCGCGTTGGTCGCTTGTATGTGTCCTATGTCGCGAACGCAAAGGAGCCTGTATACAGTGCTCAGTCAAAACTTGCAAGACTGCTTACCATGTTACTTGTGCATTTAAACATGGACTAGAAATGCGCGCTATTATTGAGGATGAAAACGCTGACGACGGGGTCAAGCTGCGCTCATATTGTCAAAAACACAGTGTTAATTCAAAGAAGGAAAAGTGTCCCGGATCGGGCTCTGAGGAGGAAGAAGTCAAAAGAAAGAGACGTAAGGATATGACATCTGAGGAAAAAACGCAAGCTCGTGCTGCTCGCTTGCAGGAGATCGAGAGAGAATTTGATCGACACGTCGGCGTTAAGGACATTAGCACACATCTTTTAGACGTCGACCAAGACGCTATACAATATATCTATAACTATTGGAAACTAAAGAGGCGTGCTGGCCACAATCGGCCGTTATTGCCGCCTAAGTTCGATGACAATGAGCTTCTGACTCATCGTCAAGAACAAGCTGATCTTgacaaaatgaaaatgtttgtacaGCTTAGGCAGGACCTGGAAAGGGTTAGGAATTTGTGTTACATGGTCAGTAGGAGGGAGAAACTTTCTCGTTCTTTCTTTCGTATGCGAGAACAAACCTTTCATAAACAAGTTGCGGTCTTGTCTGCGGGTGCCAGTATTCCCGAATTGGAACTTAATGCTATAATTGAAGCCAATCATGGCCCCTCCATTTATGATAGGTTGTATTCCCATCCTAATGCTTTGGATCATAAGAATGACTTCGAGGACTTGTTGGCGCGTATTGCTCCTTTAGAGTCGGGTGATGAAAAGAAAAAGGATCGCAATGGCTTAGTGCGACGTTCTAAGTCTTCAAATCCGTATAAGAAACATTATGTAAATGGCTCACGACGTAGCGGTAGTATGTATAGCGGTTTATCTAGCGAGGAGAGTGCTCCAGAAATGAGTAGGACCAGTCGATATCGCGGAAGGGCCATTGGATCCAGTACGGAAGAGGAAGTTAAGAAGCCAACTCCGTCACCAAAGAAGAAGGTGTCACCTAAAGCAAAGTGTAAAAGATCTCCCAAAAAGACTGAACGAAAGAAGAAAAAAGTTCCGCAATCTAAAGCGGTCGTGGAAAGTAGTAGCGACGATGAATTACTGAATTCTAGAATGAAAAAAGATAGATCTCGAAGTAAAACTCTGCAACAAATGGAGAAGGAAATGACAGCGGGAAAATTAGGCCAGTCGGGCACAGACAGTGATGAATTGATGCCAATTAGAACAACCAGGAACAATAAGTTCCCAGTCGATATTTACTCCGATAGCAGCGATGAGCCAGCCAACATAAAACCTGAAGTTAAAACAGAAAAAGGCAAGGCAGATAAAACGCGACCAGATAAGAATAAAACAGATAAATCGCCAACCAGTAATGACTCTCAGCAGCCGCTACCGAGAACTAAAGCGGCTATGAAAGAGTTTATTTCTACTCAACCTGAGAAAAAAGTTACTACACCAGAAGAAGAGAAACCTGCTCCTAAAAAGAGAGGTAGGAAGCCTTCTAATAAGGACAAGAAGTTACCCGTCAAAAACGAATCAGATGATGAggctaaaaataaagaaaatattaaatttacaaaacaaaaagataatCCAACTGATTTGATAGTTCCTCAAAGACAGGCAGCTAAGAAAGCATCGGAGAATATGCGTTCCACTGCTGTCGTGAAAAAAGATGAAGCTGGGACAGATAAGCCAGCTACTGCAGAAGAATCTAAACCAAAACCTAAACTGAAAGgtaaagataaagaaataaaagaagtaCCAACAcgattaaataaaagaaagtcaAAGGAATTGGAGAAAGAACCTATTGCTTATGTACCACAAAGACAAGCAGCAAAGAAAGCTGCTGCTCATATTAAGAGTGGTCTGGGTAGCAAAGCACCTGTCGTTGAAACCGAAAATGATAAGAAGAAAGATTCTGAAAAGCCAGAAACTTCGAAAGTATCTCCCAAAAAGGACGATGTAAAGGGTGGCAAGGCTGCACAAAAAGAAAGCTCAAGTTCTTCTTCAAATTCCAGTAGCAGCAGTTATTCATCATCTTCAAGTTCGGAAGAGGAACAGGAAAAACCGGAGATGAAACCAACCGCTAAAGCGAGAGAGATAAAGCCAGCAATAAGGCAGCCGTCTATGTTCTCTCCGCCGGGCACTAGGCCAACAGTGGACTTGCCCTTTCTCGACAAGGTGTCAAGACCGCTCTCCTCGACCAGTGGCTCCAGCGATTCTGACAGCTCTAAGGAATCCGAAAGGTCGGGCTCGGAAAGTCCCACTCCGAAAAGGCCGCGGAGACGCAGGAAGGGCAAGAGCGTCTCGACCGATGCATCCCCGCGCAAGGCCCCGGACAAGAAGCTTAAAACTTCCGAACGGAGGTCCGAGTGTAGGGTACCATCACCGGCTTCTGAAGGAGAGGAACCGACCCGACCCAACGACACGCGTGCTGCCACACGTGCTCGGACCAGAAGCACTACTGCAAGCGGAAATTTGTCTGATAAGCCTGATGCCAGACTTGGAAAAACATCTAAAGACGACACCAGTGTCGCCTCTGGAGCCAATAAAAGTTCCAAAGAGAACGTCCAGTCCTGTGAGCTTCCACCTTCGGAGCGGAAAACGGACGAGGCGATAAGCATGGAAGATATTAAAGAAGAGGCAAAGGTTGTTCCTaccattaataatgaaataaagccGAAAGTTTCTGCCATTACTAAAACTAGTGTGGACACTGATGATAAAGATATGGTTTTGGAGACCGCAATTGCACCGATCAAACCGAGTCCTAAGAAGACTTCAGAAACGAAACAAAAGACATTAATGAACCGGCGTATGAGCGTGAAAGAACCACCAAAAGAACAAAAATCTCCTTTACCAGAAATACTTCCGATCGTAAAGGAGGGTAGACATAGCGAGGAAGAGAACTCTAAAGCTCCAATTGTTGAATGCAAAAGTTTATCACCAAACAAAAAATCGCTTTCTTTAGAAAAATCTCAAGATGTCATAGAAATAAAAAGTCCTATTAGAATCGCAGATGATTTCCACGACAATGATGATAAACATTGGTTGCCAAAAGCTCCCAGTCCTACAGCACATCCAACGCCTGTGGAAAAACCGGgtggaaatgaaaaatacatgaCTGAAGATAAGTCATTAGATTCCGATTCAACAGATAAGAGCAGTGTAAAAATGATTGCAAAAATACAAGCTAATCTCAATGAGAACACCATGATCAAATCACCTAAAACTCCAATGGACGCTCGGACAAATTCAATGGAACATATGGATGTTGAAAATCCTATGATACGGAACATAAGAAAGCGTTCTATACTAGACCCTGAAAAGAAATTCATAACACAAGATGCCAGTCACGTCCAGGGAGTGGAAATTTCTAAGAGTGCTAAGATACCTTCCGCTGTTAATCCGTATCCTAATCGGGCAATGTTTTCACCTCAACCTAAAGAGAATGAATTATTTGAATACGAAATGGTTGCGATTGATGATGGATTTAATCATGACGATATTATGAAACCTTTCGCGTCATATCCAGAGTTTTTCTTTAAAGAGGACTCAAAAGAACAAGGCGTTCAAGAAACCCTTAATTTGGTAGACAGATTGAGGATGCAGCTCAGTTCCAAAAAGGTGAACGCAGAAAATTCAACTCAAGAAAATCCCATTCCTGTTACTGAAAAGGAAGATAAAGAAATGATAGAAATCGAAATTGATACTAAGCCAATCAAGAGTGATCACGAATCTGAAACTGCTGCACCGGAAAAGGATGTCGCACTTGATTTACAAGATAAAAGGATAGCGTCTAAACCTTCGCCTGTTGTCGATAAACATTTGCCCGAACCCATTATGCCGCTAGAATTGTCCACTAGGCGTAATAGTGTAGAAAATAAAGAATTTCAACCTATTGCTATGACAAGTAGCGAGAAATGGGCAACTGAAACTGTGACTTCTCACATTGACCTGTCAATGAGTCAATCTAACGACAGGAAATATGAACATACAAATTCCTACAATGAAGTTATTAAAGAACCGGCCACGGTTCAGTCAGATGTGCAATCTATTTCAGAAAATGCAGATACGATATCGCTCTCTAAACAAAGTGACGATTCACAACCGCTGTCTGTCGTTGATCATTCCATGCTAAGTAATGACCACGACATTACACAAGACAATCAAAATTACGACAATAATAACTCTTTGCTACATTCTGATTGCGCAACTATTTCATCACCATACATAAGTCAGGAAAAGTGGAGGGAGAGTAAGATAACCACTAGGAGATCTTCTGCATCAAGCACAAATTCTGAAGCTTCCATAATGTCTCATAAAACGGATTTGAAATCTCGTTTAGGTGTATGTACTGCTAGACAAATCACTATAATGCCGGAAATTGATTCTTATCCGCCAGTACCGGCTTACTCATGCCCCGTGGAACCATCAATGCCTCTTAATCAGTATTCAACCTATCCCCCCGACGCTTCGCCTTTCTTGACTACAATGACATTACCTTTATTTACAACTGGCCCATCTTCGCAACTGTCTTTGCCCTCACCTGGTGGAATATACGCCACTGGTCTATCCTATGCAAACACATCACTATTACCGAAAGCATCATTTCCAATGTGTGCGGCCTTTACATCTTCGTCGCAAAATATTGCGATAACTACAGCAATGATAGCTTCACCAACACCTAAAGGGCTGGAATCTCCTAGAGATGAAATTGATGTAACAGGAAGTGACAAATTTTCTATTCATGTTGTTTCAAGTCCCAGTGTTAGTGTAGATTCTTATGAGGCCACAAATAGGACTAAAATGTCCAATGATAGTAATGAAGCAATGATGAATTTACAGATTCTTGAACCTAAGTCCCCGTCGAAATCCAATAAACCTATGACTAGATTTCCGACTAAATCCCCTGGTAAAAGTCCAGGTATATCACCAAAGCAGAGTGATCCATCGAAAGGTACCAAACGTTCTAGCACTAGGAGCAACAGAAGTCAACGTGGTCGAGGTCGTTCTAAGAGTCGTGGGCACGTCTCGCATAGTTTCCAGTCGCTTGATTACACCAGTAATTCAATTCAAAGTAAGCTAGTTGGTACAGTTTACGATTTTGACGAGGAAATTGCAAATGATGGTGTAGATCTTAAAGCTCTTAGGGAGAGATGTAAATCTATAGATGTGTGCAAGTCCGAGGACCGAAAATCTGATCATTCATATAAAGACCGATCTCGATCTCCTGATGTAATAAGCCCGCAGCACAGCCTTAAGAAACCTCCCACGGAGGACATAAAAGATGTCAAAACATTCTCCCCAGAAAACGAACGGGTAGCTTCTCCCGATAATAGTTCGCCAGAACGCGGATCAGGATTTTCTCAAGTCCATCCAGTGCTGCCTGGCCCCGTTGATATGCGTACATATCAACCCTTTGAAAATCCCGTGCCAGTTGTAGGAGACGGTTACCACAGCCATTTACTAGCCTTTGCTAGCGGAACAGCTGACCAACATTTACCTGATATAGATGAAGAAGTCGAGAACCAACTACATAGTGCACTAATGTCGAGCAACCCGAAGGAGGGGTCACCCTCGGCGGTGGCGGTGCCCGAGCCCGTCACTCAGCCCCTGGAAGTGATTCCGCAACCCAAGGTATCCTTATCGGATTCAAGAAATCAACTGAAAGTGAAAATTAAAGGTCCATTTTTGGATGCTAATTATGCTACGAGCTCATCGCAGCCAGTGGCGCCACCGCCCCCGGCTCCAGTTCTAGAGACGAATCCGAGCGTATTTAATACGGCGGGCGCATCTGGATCCAGCATGATGAGTGGGTCTACTAATTTACGGCGTATGAGAAAGAAGGAATTGCTTCGTCAGTATTGGACCCAGGACATGAACATGGATGATCCTGCGGCCTCGTCCGCTATGGTAGCTCCACCGCCGGCGGCTCCATCTCCTCTTACGCGGGCGGTGATAACGATTCCAAAAGCGGTAGCCTCTATGACCAGTATCCCCACCAGGGAGGATTATAAAATTACTGAGGCTCCAGTTGAAAAGAAAAAACGAAAGGTCACAAGTGGCCTATCCAGAGAGCTGAGGCATTTGGAAGTGAGCATGAATGATGATGTGGATCCTTCAGATGATGTCAAATTGTCTACCATTGCCGGTACGTCGAATCAGACTCATAAAAGACGCGGCCGCGCTTCtacaaaaccaaataaaacTGCCACTTCGCCAGTGGCaccaaaattgaaaataaagatCGGCCCAACTAATGCAGTGCATCAAGTCAACGAAGAGCCTTCCAGTGCTCAGTTCCGCCCGCCAAAGAAACGATTAATTCATAAGCCAAGTTTGGAGGACATCCGTCGCGAAAGCATGAAATTTCGACGGAAGGTTATGGCCGATTTTGAGGAGAATGAAAAGGAAAAGAAATGTAAACTAAGCAAGACCGAGAAAcgcaaaaagaaaaaagataagAAGTTGGAAAAACTGGAGATCATTAAGAAAATGGAAGCTAacaaattgattataaaaataaaactgccaAAAGATGATGAAACAGAGAAGAGTCCCGAGAATCAGTCTTCAGGTCCGGGACCGAGCGGCGCAGCTATGGCGGCCGCCGCTGTTCCAGAGCCTCCCGTGGACCCGTTCGAGTACGACCCAACGGCGCCAGACCCGCTCGCCATAGACACACCGTCCTACGCCGAGGCGAGCTCTGCAATACGCAAGATCCGTACAGCGAAGGTGACGCCGATCCGGTTAAAACTAGCGCGCACTGCCCAGGGCTCCGGCTACGTGATGAAGGACAGTGGCGACAACAGCGCGGTCGAGGAGGCGAGCGCGAGCACCTCCGCCGCCACAACCGCTGCGACTGCGCCCCCCGCGTCCCCCGCGTCCCCTCTGCCCATGGCCCTGAATAAACACTGTGAAGTGAGGTGA